AAAAATCAGCACTACACCGAGGATAACCTTCCCCTCATACAATGAAGAAAGGCCTAAAGGAAGCGTAAAAAGAACACCGACAGTTGCAAAAAGATTAATAATAAAAACTCGACGAGCATCCTCAGAGAACGCACCTTCGTTTTCACCAACATAGAAAAATGTAAGCCAAGTAGATTTCGTCTTATCTTTTATTTTATTTTTTTTAATACGCTCTACGTTTTTTGCCATCAATGCTCTCCGACCCAGCAAAGCTGGATCGTTACTTTACGAATAGGATAATCCTACAGCAAAGTCTAAAAGAGCTCCTTCTCTAATGCCATTCCGTTACAAATAACAACATTTCATGCATTTAACTCTAAATTGGATATAGACGCGACAATAATACAGGGACAACTGTTTCTACTTTTAAAATACGATCACCTAAATGAACAGACTCCATACCAGCCTCGTGCCACTTATCCACTTCAAATTCATTCCACCCTCCTTCCGGCCCAAGCGCGAGAACACACGGTTTTTGTATATCGATCGGACAGCGTTTAGCTAAGTAAGGGTGAGCTAACAAGCCCACTCTGTCCATCAACAACGCCGGCAACTGATCTTCAACAAAGGGGCGAAATCTTGGAATCAAAGACCATGTCGGCATGATGGTGTCTTTTGCCTGCTCAAGCCCTTCAAGCAAACACTGTTGAATGGGCTCAGTTTGCAGCACAGGACTCTGCCAATAACTTTTTTCTACTTTGGCAGAGTGAATCAAGTACAACTCCTTCACACCCATCGCACTAATATTCTGCAGAGTTCGCTTAAGCATGTTGGGTCTAGGCAAAGCCATTACCAAAATCATGGGTAGCGGTTGAGGCGCAGGAATAGACAGATATACAGAATGGATATACCCCAGCCGATCGTCTTTCGGTGGCTCATACACTCCCTCGCCTATCTTTCCATTTAATATCCCCACTCGCAGTACATCGCCCTGTTCTGCTTTGATCACTTTCGAAATATGAGTTTGCTGTCGAGTATTTAGAGCATACTGGCCAGAATCTAATGTGTTTTTTGGGTCTAATAAAATGAGATTCATATGAGGGGCATGTTAAAGAGGAAAGAAACGGCCAATCATTGATTGGCCGTTGTTACTGTTGCTAGATAATTCCTAGCCAGATCGTAAGTTATATTTTTTGCGTTACAAAAGCTTGAACGTCGCTCAGATTATTATCAAGCACAGTGTAGGATTCCTCTCGTTCGAAAAGATCTGCCATGTGTTCAGGCAACACCGGCGTTTCACAGCCTGCTTTTTCAACGGCTTCAGGAAATTTAACCGGATGCGCAGTGGCCAATGTAATCATTGGAACTGATTTGTCTTTCCAACAATGACGAGCGGCCTCAAGACCAATCGCCGTGT
This genomic stretch from Marinomonas primoryensis harbors:
- a CDS encoding 16S rRNA (uracil(1498)-N(3))-methyltransferase, producing the protein MNLILLDPKNTLDSGQYALNTRQQTHISKVIKAEQGDVLRVGILNGKIGEGVYEPPKDDRLGYIHSVYLSIPAPQPLPMILVMALPRPNMLKRTLQNISAMGVKELYLIHSAKVEKSYWQSPVLQTEPIQQCLLEGLEQAKDTIMPTWSLIPRFRPFVEDQLPALLMDRVGLLAHPYLAKRCPIDIQKPCVLALGPEGGWNEFEVDKWHEAGMESVHLGDRILKVETVVPVLLSRLYPI